Proteins encoded within one genomic window of Borrelia parkeri:
- a CDS encoding ParB/RepB/Spo0J family partition protein, with product MSETFKMVDINLVDVDKSQPRKSINLAELEELSISIRENGILQPIVVFHDNGRYHLVIGERRFRAAKLAGMRQISIIEIETTRKNKDFMSLIENIQRENLTPVEEAYAYKNLMDKHSLTQRTLSEKIGKNRSHVANLVRILDLEQEILNSLHKKEISLGHAKVLLSLKDSQDRYGLYLLIIKKKLSVRETENYIKNFYKPINDKSEILRDPFLNSVKEFLISRIQTKISIKGSKEKGKIEISYFTSSDLKRIISIFESIK from the coding sequence ATGAGTGAGACTTTTAAAATGGTAGATATTAATCTTGTAGATGTAGATAAGTCGCAACCTAGAAAGTCTATTAATCTTGCTGAGCTTGAGGAATTAAGTATCTCTATAAGAGAAAATGGAATATTGCAACCTATTGTTGTTTTTCATGATAATGGTAGATATCACCTAGTAATAGGTGAGCGAAGATTTAGAGCTGCTAAATTAGCTGGTATGAGGCAAATCTCTATTATAGAGATAGAGACAACTAGAAAGAATAAAGATTTTATGTCTTTAATTGAAAATATTCAAAGGGAAAATTTAACTCCTGTTGAAGAGGCATATGCTTATAAAAATCTTATGGATAAGCATTCTTTGACTCAAAGAACTTTATCTGAAAAGATAGGTAAAAATAGGTCTCACGTTGCTAATCTAGTTAGAATTTTGGATCTTGAGCAGGAAATATTAAATTCTTTACATAAAAAAGAAATATCATTGGGTCATGCTAAAGTTTTATTGTCGTTAAAGGATAGTCAAGATAGATATGGGCTTTATCTTTTAATCATTAAAAAAAAATTGTCCGTTAGAGAAACAGAAAATTATATTAAAAATTTTTATAAACCTATTAATGATAAATCAGAAATCTTAAGAGATCCTTTTTTAAATAGTGTTAAAGAATTTTTAATAAGCAGAATACAAACTAAAATAAGTATTAAGGGAAGCAAAGAAAAAGGGAAGATCGAAATAAGTTATTTTACATCTTCTGATTTAAAAAGAATTATTTCTATTTTTGAGAGTATTAAGTAA